From a single Vibrio toranzoniae genomic region:
- a CDS encoding glycosyltransferase family 4 protein: protein MSTIKPNQLNTTILTSAQQQLALGHDEIWLLLDSQTFGGIETHVIELAMGLIEHKQKVRVVLLTKFNPPPPIITRLNQLQLPYCHLCELAPNSQNALSQLKQAITEYQPSFIHAHGYKASIVSKVTKFTTTPNKLRQISTYHAGEKPRGKVWLYDFLDRYSGFISNHSLVVSDKIRDKIPTKTTLLNNFISIPERSCSSCKSNSTVPGVLKENTSIYDIGFVGRLSHEKAADRFVMLAKSNPNQHFHIFGDGPERQSLECNQPANLTFHGLQTSMEKAWQTIDVLVVPSRYEGLPMAALEAMARRIPVIATAVGNLPQLIEHQTNGYLAQSEAELHKCLQNWINLPLQDKSTVGDKARSTIIERYSPQAVIPQILKCYGS from the coding sequence ATGAGTACAATCAAGCCTAATCAATTGAACACGACGATACTCACTTCGGCTCAACAACAACTTGCTCTTGGGCATGATGAAATTTGGCTGTTGCTCGACAGCCAAACTTTCGGAGGAATTGAAACTCACGTTATTGAATTAGCAATGGGTTTAATTGAGCATAAACAGAAAGTAAGAGTCGTTCTTCTCACTAAGTTCAACCCTCCACCGCCGATTATCACACGCTTAAACCAATTACAGCTTCCTTACTGTCACCTCTGCGAGCTTGCTCCAAATAGCCAAAACGCACTATCTCAACTCAAACAGGCAATTACCGAATACCAACCTAGCTTTATCCATGCCCATGGTTACAAAGCGAGCATAGTGAGTAAGGTCACTAAGTTCACGACGACTCCGAACAAACTGCGTCAAATATCCACTTATCACGCAGGAGAAAAGCCAAGAGGAAAAGTGTGGCTCTACGATTTTCTCGACCGGTATAGCGGTTTTATCTCTAATCACTCTTTAGTGGTGAGCGATAAAATCAGAGATAAGATTCCAACGAAAACAACACTGCTCAATAACTTCATTTCAATCCCGGAACGATCCTGTTCATCTTGCAAGTCTAACTCGACAGTTCCTGGCGTATTAAAAGAAAACACCAGCATTTATGACATAGGTTTTGTTGGACGCTTGAGCCACGAAAAAGCCGCCGATAGATTTGTAATGTTAGCGAAGTCTAACCCAAATCAACACTTCCACATTTTCGGTGATGGCCCTGAACGACAATCGTTAGAGTGTAATCAACCTGCTAATCTCACCTTTCATGGCCTCCAAACAAGTATGGAAAAAGCGTGGCAAACCATCGATGTATTAGTTGTACCTTCTCGATATGAAGGTTTACCGATGGCAGCACTCGAAGCCATGGCACGACGAATCCCTGTTATCGCCACAGCGGTTGGTAATCTACCACAGTTGATTGAACATCAAACCAATGGTTACCTCGCTCAAAGTGAAGCAGAACTCCATAAATGCCTGCAGAACTGGATCAACCTTCCTCTTCAAGATAAAAGCACGGTGGGAGATAAAGCAAGAAGCACCATCATTGAGCGTTACTCCCCTCAAGCTGTTATTCCCCAAATCTTAAAGTGTTACGGCTCATAA
- a CDS encoding O-antigen ligase family protein, whose protein sequence is MKYQANRIPLIIGLSTLSLLIGAAWYLVPHPAMVILIGFIPLGALFIINKAFWFVILFVVFSFFRIHEALPLLYPLKIPLLLSMGALSALLWHSLISKELKIYWHPSLNWLSIFWVLTIIGIVFASNRTIALAEFKGIYWKIIVMSLAIVWLVNTTENLAKTAMTIIYAGALVSTIAVYNSVNSIGLVEGSRVTIGRDFGSMLGDPNDLALVLLFPLAFAISQTTTPGISHFKRIISALVCVLLLAAIIATQSRGGLLGSIAVIGIFALKLIRSKVLLLSLGSIAAIILYLVAGIADRASGGAAEQGIDESAMGRIYAWEAAIKMAVENPLTGVGLNNFFSNYFFYSAHWDGLNHAVHSTWFGVLAETGFIGLMIFVILIISLIRTSRSTLARLSEAGTAVAPELNAVAYAVYAGLIGTIVSGTFLTQGFNWPIYILAALTVCVSNVSHTACQNEKI, encoded by the coding sequence ATGAAATATCAAGCCAACAGAATACCACTCATTATTGGGCTATCCACCTTAAGCCTACTGATTGGTGCTGCTTGGTATTTGGTTCCTCATCCAGCGATGGTGATATTGATCGGCTTCATTCCTTTAGGCGCACTGTTTATTATCAACAAAGCATTTTGGTTTGTGATCCTGTTTGTGGTGTTTTCATTTTTTAGAATTCATGAAGCTTTACCGCTACTTTACCCTTTGAAAATACCTTTGCTGCTATCCATGGGGGCCTTATCGGCACTGTTGTGGCACTCACTAATCAGTAAAGAGCTAAAAATCTATTGGCACCCTTCACTCAATTGGCTTTCTATATTTTGGGTGTTAACCATTATTGGAATCGTATTCGCGTCGAACCGAACCATAGCGCTCGCAGAGTTCAAAGGCATTTATTGGAAGATAATAGTCATGTCCCTCGCTATCGTTTGGCTCGTTAACACAACAGAAAATCTTGCTAAAACAGCGATGACCATCATCTACGCCGGCGCATTAGTGAGTACTATCGCCGTTTATAACTCCGTGAACAGCATCGGTCTTGTGGAAGGCTCCAGAGTGACCATTGGACGAGATTTTGGTTCGATGCTTGGTGACCCGAACGACCTCGCTTTGGTGTTGCTTTTCCCACTCGCATTCGCTATTAGTCAAACCACGACGCCAGGTATTTCCCATTTCAAGCGAATAATAAGTGCGCTAGTTTGTGTCCTATTGTTAGCGGCGATTATTGCCACTCAGAGTCGTGGCGGATTACTTGGCTCTATTGCGGTAATAGGTATTTTTGCTTTGAAATTGATTCGTTCAAAAGTGTTGTTGCTATCGCTAGGATCCATAGCTGCGATTATACTTTATCTTGTCGCAGGCATTGCCGACAGAGCCTCTGGAGGCGCTGCTGAGCAAGGCATTGATGAATCTGCCATGGGGAGAATTTACGCTTGGGAAGCTGCAATAAAAATGGCCGTGGAAAACCCATTGACTGGTGTTGGATTAAACAACTTCTTCTCAAATTATTTCTTTTATAGCGCCCACTGGGATGGTTTAAATCACGCGGTTCACAGTACATGGTTTGGCGTTCTAGCAGAAACAGGCTTTATTGGTCTCATGATTTTTGTCATCCTAATTATCTCATTAATCAGAACTTCTCGCTCCACACTAGCAAGACTGTCTGAAGCAGGTACGGCGGTCGCTCCCGAGCTTAATGCAGTGGCTTATGCTGTCTATGCGGGTTTAATTGGTACCATTGTATCAGGCACCTTCCTAACACAAGGTTTCAACTGGCCAATTTACATATTAGCCGCACTTACCGTTTGCGTATCAAACGTGTCTCATACTGCTTGTCAAAATGAAAAAATCTAA
- a CDS encoding acyltransferase, with protein sequence MTTVSVHQFKHWLKFHPNSRIRNVFSVLKSVRSAELPTPQMVNRCLYQLHKLVVSMITGFTRFCYWTPAFKGRVTQCGKHLYLYGGLPFVSGPLQISIGDNCRVSGHTTFLGCSQPLDSFMPPLLSIGNNVDIGWQSTIAVGKRVIISDNVRIAGGAFLFGYSGHPLDAKRRADGEGDDPQQISDIILERDVWLGTNVTVKGGVTIGEGAVIAAGSVVIKSVPPFAIAAGNPARVVGQIESVEAAKQNTAKSFETHRGDHA encoded by the coding sequence ATGACGACAGTATCCGTACATCAATTCAAACATTGGCTTAAGTTTCACCCAAACTCTCGAATTCGAAATGTATTTTCTGTTTTGAAAAGCGTAAGAAGCGCAGAGCTACCGACCCCACAAATGGTTAACCGTTGCCTTTACCAATTACACAAGTTAGTTGTGAGCATGATTACGGGCTTTACTCGTTTTTGTTATTGGACACCCGCATTCAAAGGAAGAGTCACGCAATGCGGAAAACATTTGTATCTGTACGGTGGTTTACCGTTTGTGAGTGGTCCTTTACAAATTTCAATTGGCGATAACTGTCGAGTTTCTGGCCACACCACATTTTTAGGGTGTTCTCAGCCACTAGACAGTTTCATGCCCCCTCTTCTATCGATTGGCAACAATGTTGATATCGGCTGGCAATCAACGATTGCAGTGGGCAAACGCGTCATCATCTCTGACAATGTTCGTATCGCTGGCGGTGCATTCTTGTTTGGGTATTCGGGTCATCCTCTTGATGCAAAACGAAGAGCTGATGGTGAAGGCGATGATCCCCAACAGATCAGCGATATTATCCTCGAGCGAGATGTGTGGCTAGGCACAAACGTGACCGTAAAAGGCGGTGTGACCATTGGTGAAGGTGCTGTGATTGCTGCAGGTAGTGTCGTCATCAAAAGTGTCCCGCCATTTGCAATTGCAGCCGGCAACCCAGCACGAGTTGTAGGACAGATTGAATCTGTTGAAGCGGCCAAACAAAATACCGCTAAATCGTTTGAAACTCATAGAGGTGACCATGCGTGA
- a CDS encoding glycosyltransferase, whose amino-acid sequence MRDLIVFGEDFGGLPSSTQHLIRHLAKTHKVLWINSIGLRQPKLSTKDVMRAFNKWFGKTNAVTQNMLDANEHSHITVVNLKTIPAPSSTLARKLAQMLMLKQLKPIIAKLNMRAPILWTSLPTAVDLCGHLGESAVVYYCGDDFSALAGVDHQTVTEHESDLIKKSHLIFAASKTLINKFPEDKVQLLPHGVDVSLFSTQVPRAKDLPSNHRPIAGFYGSLSQWLDYGLIEHVATAMPDWDFVFIGPNELDSLALPNLDNVHYLGPKPHHSLPSYSQHWDVSLLPFVDNEQIRACSPLKLMEYLAAGTPIVTTPFPALLPYQDHVTKVSNAQQMIEALNKAQQLTNSPLSLVEKDSWQNRAKFVHWMLELL is encoded by the coding sequence ATGCGTGATCTAATCGTATTTGGTGAAGACTTTGGCGGACTTCCTTCATCCACTCAGCATCTGATTCGCCACTTAGCTAAGACACACAAAGTGCTATGGATTAACTCCATTGGTTTAAGACAACCTAAACTGTCAACAAAAGATGTCATGCGTGCGTTCAACAAATGGTTTGGTAAAACCAATGCCGTGACACAGAATATGCTCGATGCAAATGAACACAGTCATATTACGGTGGTAAACCTAAAAACTATCCCCGCACCTTCATCAACATTAGCAAGAAAGCTTGCACAAATGCTCATGTTGAAACAACTAAAGCCCATTATCGCAAAGCTAAACATGCGGGCACCGATCTTGTGGACGTCACTTCCTACCGCTGTCGACCTGTGTGGTCACCTTGGTGAATCTGCAGTGGTTTATTATTGTGGAGACGATTTTAGCGCATTAGCCGGAGTTGACCATCAAACTGTTACAGAGCATGAATCCGATCTGATAAAAAAATCGCACCTAATCTTTGCCGCGAGTAAGACATTAATAAACAAGTTTCCAGAAGATAAAGTCCAGTTGTTGCCACATGGCGTAGATGTAAGCCTTTTCTCTACTCAAGTACCGAGAGCGAAAGACTTACCCAGTAATCACAGACCAATCGCAGGTTTTTATGGAAGCCTATCTCAATGGCTCGATTACGGCCTTATTGAACATGTAGCGACAGCAATGCCCGACTGGGATTTTGTTTTCATTGGCCCGAATGAGCTTGATAGTTTAGCGCTTCCTAACCTTGACAATGTTCATTACCTTGGTCCAAAACCCCACCATTCTTTGCCAAGTTATTCGCAACATTGGGATGTGAGCCTTTTACCATTTGTTGATAACGAACAGATTCGTGCATGCAGCCCTTTGAAGCTCATGGAATACCTTGCGGCAGGAACGCCTATCGTAACCACGCCTTTTCCAGCGCTATTACCTTATCAAGATCACGTCACAAAAGTCAGTAACGCACAACAAATGATAGAGGCGTTAAACAAAGCTCAGCAGCTTACCAACTCACCACTATCACTCGTTGAAAAAGACAGCTGGCAGAACCGTGCCAAGTTCGTACACTGGATGTTGGAGCTACTATGA
- a CDS encoding GumC family protein, with protein MNNLKLRLLILLNAMWRQRYVILVPILVLPFVGFGVSKLAPTKYDAHTSMLIQETAKMNPFLKDIAVSTMLKDRISALRTLLHSSHVLYSVAEELKLLTPEMSNFDKETLISDLSQRLSVTQLGKDFLKISLSSNTPIGMESTLQSVSEHFIEQLLAPERSSIQDSSSFLKVHIDERSAELAKAEEALALYVNENVHSTPEVQSQSLNRLASLKQTLAEKEAELSGVQKSLGSIDQQLSKTNPVIGRLEDQLIDIRSELTLLQAKYTDKHSAVQAKVRELERLENERKTLLALKQPGMNNDQLWDIASSATLSKLSDNQPLLVTQLQSLQLVRARFESLTEETKSLRTIIFELENKANNFGENAKEMYRLQRDVKIKRQLYDELTERYEMAQLTGSLGIFEQNKRVKIIDLPFTPSVKSNMPTFVFILAGLVAGIGLGVGLAVLFELFDSSIKRKEEIEDILGVPVITVIPKMSNPI; from the coding sequence ATGAATAATCTGAAATTGCGGTTATTGATTCTTTTGAATGCAATGTGGCGTCAACGCTACGTAATATTAGTCCCGATTCTTGTTCTCCCCTTCGTTGGGTTCGGAGTCAGTAAACTGGCTCCTACCAAATATGATGCTCACACCAGCATGTTGATCCAAGAAACCGCAAAGATGAACCCTTTCTTAAAAGACATCGCTGTATCGACAATGCTTAAAGATCGAATTAGCGCACTGAGAACACTATTGCATAGCAGCCATGTACTTTACTCAGTGGCGGAAGAGCTTAAATTGCTCACGCCGGAAATGTCCAATTTCGACAAAGAGACACTCATCTCCGATTTGTCACAACGTTTATCAGTCACTCAACTAGGAAAAGATTTTCTAAAGATAAGCCTGAGTTCAAACACTCCAATTGGCATGGAGTCAACTCTTCAGTCAGTCAGCGAACATTTTATCGAACAGCTATTAGCGCCGGAGCGTTCATCAATTCAAGACTCTAGTAGCTTTTTAAAAGTACATATTGACGAACGCAGCGCAGAATTAGCCAAAGCAGAGGAAGCGTTGGCGCTTTATGTAAATGAAAACGTACACTCAACACCTGAAGTTCAGAGTCAGAGTTTGAATCGACTAGCGTCACTCAAACAAACATTGGCCGAGAAAGAGGCGGAGTTATCTGGTGTCCAAAAAAGCCTAGGCTCGATTGATCAGCAACTATCGAAAACCAACCCGGTAATTGGGCGCCTAGAAGATCAATTGATTGATATTCGTAGTGAGCTAACCTTGCTACAAGCGAAATACACAGACAAACACAGCGCAGTTCAAGCCAAGGTTCGCGAACTAGAGAGGCTGGAGAACGAGCGCAAGACATTGCTGGCTCTCAAACAACCAGGAATGAACAATGACCAGTTGTGGGATATAGCCAGTAGCGCAACATTGAGTAAGCTATCCGACAATCAACCATTGCTGGTCACACAATTGCAAAGCCTTCAATTAGTTCGAGCACGCTTTGAATCATTAACAGAAGAAACAAAAAGCCTTCGCACTATAATCTTTGAATTGGAAAACAAGGCCAACAACTTCGGTGAAAACGCAAAAGAGATGTACCGACTTCAACGAGATGTGAAGATCAAACGTCAGTTATATGATGAACTTACTGAACGCTATGAAATGGCACAACTAACAGGCTCTCTAGGTATATTCGAGCAGAACAAGCGAGTCAAGATTATTGATTTGCCTTTTACACCAAGCGTAAAATCTAACATGCCGACATTCGTATTTATCCTAGCAGGTTTGGTTGCTGGCATTGGTCTTGGTGTCGGTTTAGCGGTGTTATTCGAATTGTTTGATTCTTCTATCAAACGTAAAGAAGAAATCGAAGATATTTTGGGCGTTCCTGTGATCACCGTTATCCCCAAAATGAGCAATCCAATTTAA
- a CDS encoding glycosyltransferase, with the protein MENQLTTHGKKVIHVVQHLAPGGLETLTLDLLRLAKPCDQVFIVSLEGTKQESIDNWPKLERYQNQIIFLDKESGIQFNVILKLIKEFKSICPDVVHTHHIGPLLYAGYAARLTGVQTRIHTEHDAWHLQDDKRRHLQALALKAVQPTLVADATRVYNQLRSAFTYNNIITIRNGVDCDKFKPVSKIEARTALGLPQDKNIVGCAGRLEHVKGQDQLIQALALLPKNTIVAFAGDGSKRKQLERLANNLNLKDRVIFLGLVDDMTTFYGALDTFCLPSRHEGLPLSTLEAQACNIPTVAMNVGAVEETLCPISGHLVKNGSITGLAGELLKATLNSSVKKQHQIALTFENTSNPRRYVLNNFDIVKMVASYDVISEGAYA; encoded by the coding sequence ATGGAAAACCAACTCACAACACATGGGAAGAAGGTAATACATGTTGTTCAGCATCTCGCTCCTGGAGGCCTAGAGACACTCACCTTAGATTTGCTTCGCCTTGCTAAGCCTTGTGACCAAGTGTTTATTGTAAGCTTAGAGGGAACAAAACAAGAGTCTATTGATAACTGGCCAAAGTTAGAGCGTTACCAAAACCAAATCATATTTCTAGACAAAGAGTCAGGCATTCAATTCAATGTTATTCTCAAGTTGATCAAAGAATTCAAATCTATTTGTCCAGATGTGGTTCATACTCATCATATTGGCCCACTACTTTACGCGGGATATGCCGCTCGCCTCACCGGTGTACAGACCCGAATCCATACCGAACACGATGCGTGGCATCTTCAAGACGATAAACGCCGTCATCTACAAGCACTAGCACTGAAAGCCGTTCAACCAACACTCGTGGCCGATGCAACACGTGTCTACAACCAACTCCGCTCAGCTTTCACCTACAACAATATTATTACCATCAGAAATGGCGTTGATTGCGACAAATTCAAGCCAGTATCGAAAATAGAAGCACGAACAGCGTTAGGCCTACCACAAGACAAGAACATTGTTGGTTGCGCAGGTCGATTGGAGCACGTTAAAGGTCAAGATCAACTGATTCAAGCTCTTGCACTGCTGCCTAAAAATACCATCGTAGCTTTTGCGGGCGACGGTTCTAAACGAAAACAATTAGAACGATTAGCTAACAACCTCAACTTGAAAGATCGCGTCATCTTTCTTGGATTAGTTGATGACATGACGACTTTTTATGGTGCACTCGATACTTTCTGCCTACCTTCACGTCATGAAGGATTACCACTTTCTACATTAGAAGCTCAAGCTTGTAACATTCCGACCGTCGCGATGAATGTGGGGGCTGTCGAAGAAACACTCTGTCCAATCAGTGGACATCTTGTCAAAAATGGCAGTATCACAGGGTTAGCAGGCGAACTGCTTAAAGCCACTCTCAACTCATCAGTCAAGAAGCAACATCAAATAGCTCTAACCTTTGAAAATACTTCTAACCCTCGTCGCTACGTTCTTAATAACTTCGACATTGTGAAAATGGTCGCGTCTTATGACGTCATTTCTGAAGGAGCTTACGCATGA
- a CDS encoding glycosyltransferase family 2 protein, with protein sequence MIDWVLASLCLFSGMLIVYHHAAYPILLRWYAKRNPVRQVSESSRCYKEEQRDSTLPSITILVPAFNEEQWIAEKIRNLASLDYPRKKLQVIIACDGCNDNTVEIAQMAIQEAMCSDVHFEIHDYAQNRGKVAIINEEVTNITSNIIALSDVSALISLDALLIAAAHFENDKVGVVNATYQLYPTENTGENSYWQYQTAVKEYESSMGSSLGSHGAFYLFRTKLFELLPHNAINDDFILPMQIVKQGYIAEYETQMVALELEESNLKTDFNRRLRISAGNMQQAILLCGLFNPKFKGTAFAFFSGKGLRLLTPYLMIMCLVCSALLKENLLFEVLLWIQIAVYSIGVLGCIMPKALINKPISLISYLIVGHYANFIGGVRYLLGLENSPWTRVNR encoded by the coding sequence ATGATTGATTGGGTACTCGCAAGTCTATGTTTGTTTTCTGGAATGCTAATTGTCTACCATCACGCCGCTTACCCCATTTTGTTGCGTTGGTACGCAAAACGTAATCCAGTGCGTCAAGTATCAGAAAGCTCTCGTTGTTATAAAGAGGAGCAACGAGACTCGACTCTTCCCTCTATCACCATTCTAGTTCCTGCTTTTAATGAAGAACAATGGATAGCTGAAAAGATTCGTAACCTCGCTTCGTTAGATTACCCAAGAAAGAAACTGCAGGTCATTATCGCGTGTGATGGCTGTAACGACAACACGGTCGAAATTGCACAAATGGCAATCCAAGAAGCGATGTGTAGTGATGTTCACTTCGAGATACATGACTATGCTCAAAATCGAGGAAAAGTCGCCATTATCAACGAAGAAGTAACAAACATAACCAGCAATATCATTGCTCTTAGTGACGTTTCAGCACTCATTTCATTGGATGCGTTATTGATTGCTGCTGCTCATTTTGAAAATGACAAGGTTGGTGTCGTTAATGCCACTTATCAATTATACCCAACGGAAAACACAGGTGAGAATAGTTATTGGCAGTATCAAACCGCTGTCAAAGAGTATGAATCGTCAATGGGTTCGAGCTTAGGTTCTCACGGTGCCTTCTACTTATTCCGAACTAAACTGTTTGAGTTATTACCTCATAACGCCATCAATGATGATTTTATCTTACCCATGCAAATCGTCAAACAAGGCTATATCGCTGAATACGAAACGCAAATGGTGGCTTTAGAATTAGAAGAATCAAACCTAAAGACAGACTTCAATCGACGTTTGCGAATTTCTGCTGGCAACATGCAACAAGCGATTCTGTTGTGTGGCTTGTTTAACCCTAAATTTAAAGGCACCGCTTTTGCTTTCTTCTCCGGGAAAGGCCTACGACTTCTCACTCCTTATCTAATGATTATGTGCTTAGTTTGCTCCGCCCTTCTCAAAGAAAACCTGTTATTCGAAGTGTTACTTTGGATACAAATCGCGGTCTACAGCATTGGTGTACTGGGCTGCATCATGCCAAAAGCCCTGATCAATAAGCCTATTTCATTAATTTCTTATTTAATCGTTGGTCATTATGCCAACTTCATTGGTGGCGTACGTTACCTACTGGGACTTGAAAACTCCCCTTGGACTCGAGTGAATCGTTAA
- a CDS encoding sugar transferase: MMNIDQLSNLNLYQYKISRAKRTFDFVSSLLALVILSPVFPFIALAIALTSRGPIFYRQLRVGKSTPEKMEIFEIMKFRSMYQDAETRSGAVWATENDPRITPVGRFLRKTRLDELPQLFNVLKGEMSLIGPRPERPTFYNKLENEIPYFADRTYGVMPGITGLAQVNQGYDTCIEDVRRKVGFDHSYALSLCSMRSWIAADLNIMTKTILVMVDGRGR; encoded by the coding sequence ATGATGAACATTGATCAATTATCAAACCTGAATCTATACCAATACAAGATTTCTCGCGCGAAACGCACCTTTGATTTTGTTAGCTCTTTACTCGCGTTAGTCATCTTATCTCCAGTGTTCCCATTTATCGCACTGGCTATTGCACTCACTTCTCGCGGCCCGATCTTCTACCGTCAACTGCGCGTCGGAAAATCGACACCGGAAAAGATGGAGATTTTTGAAATCATGAAGTTTCGTAGCATGTATCAAGATGCGGAAACTCGCTCAGGTGCAGTGTGGGCAACGGAAAATGACCCTCGAATCACACCAGTTGGTCGTTTTTTAAGAAAAACACGCCTTGATGAGCTTCCGCAGTTGTTTAACGTGTTGAAAGGGGAAATGTCATTAATTGGCCCTCGCCCCGAGCGCCCGACGTTCTATAACAAACTGGAAAATGAAATCCCTTACTTTGCTGACCGTACTTATGGTGTTATGCCTGGTATCACAGGTCTTGCACAGGTAAACCAAGGGTATGACACGTGCATTGAAGATGTTCGTCGCAAAGTTGGCTTCGACCACAGTTATGCTCTTAGTCTATGTTCTATGAGATCATGGATTGCTGCAGACCTAAACATTATGACAAAAACAATTTTGGTGATGGTTGATGGCCGAGGTCGCTAG
- a CDS encoding LysR family transcriptional regulator, protein MKIEDLKLFTTVVELGSFTAAANALDLPRANVSRRINDLEKTLNIQLFFRTTRSLSVTKSGELYYNELLKALSALEKANHVASNLLEVPHGRVKIGLLPETGDIVQSTLFKFQDLYPEVELDIRSISNGFLDMYRQGLDLAMHGGRLSDSNVVARKVMDLRRIFVASPEYIKKYGKPSTVEELSRFPCVCFRWPSGDIDKEWQVSDHIIKVEPSIVSDSIGFVKGASTRHRGIALLPELMVRQELKDGSLINLFPIDVIQKEEAWLLYPQRKALSHASQLLIDFLLQELPNI, encoded by the coding sequence ATGAAAATCGAAGACCTGAAACTATTCACAACCGTTGTTGAGCTTGGCAGCTTTACCGCAGCCGCTAACGCATTAGATCTCCCACGTGCGAATGTAAGTCGACGGATCAACGATTTAGAGAAAACACTCAATATTCAGCTGTTCTTCCGTACTACTCGGAGTTTATCGGTTACTAAATCGGGTGAGCTCTACTATAACGAATTACTGAAAGCGTTAAGTGCACTCGAAAAAGCCAACCACGTGGCGTCTAACCTTTTAGAAGTCCCACATGGTCGCGTGAAAATTGGTTTGCTTCCAGAGACTGGCGATATCGTTCAATCTACCCTATTTAAATTTCAAGATTTATACCCTGAGGTTGAGCTCGATATAAGAAGTATCAGTAACGGATTTCTTGATATGTACCGCCAAGGATTAGACCTCGCAATGCATGGTGGCCGCTTAAGTGATTCCAACGTAGTCGCGCGTAAGGTGATGGATTTACGACGTATTTTTGTTGCGAGTCCAGAATACATAAAAAAATACGGTAAGCCTTCAACGGTTGAAGAACTCTCTCGCTTTCCATGTGTTTGTTTCCGTTGGCCAAGCGGTGATATAGACAAAGAATGGCAAGTCTCTGATCATATAATTAAGGTTGAACCTTCTATCGTCAGCGACAGTATAGGTTTCGTAAAAGGTGCATCTACACGCCACCGAGGCATCGCTCTGTTACCAGAACTGATGGTAAGGCAAGAACTAAAGGACGGCTCACTGATTAACCTATTCCCTATTGATGTCATACAAAAAGAAGAAGCTTGGCTATTGTATCCACAACGTAAAGCTTTGAGCCATGCCAGCCAATTATTGATTGACTTTTTGTTACAAGAACTGCCAAATATATAA